GTGCAATGTGTTTGCACCCTCGTTCGCATCCAAATGATAGGTCGTACCATTTAAGTCGAACTTGGCTTGGTCTAAACGACCACCTACCCGGCCAACGATATTACCGAGGTAATAGTCATTATCCAAATAGCTAGCAACATCATTGAAACCCAATACCAAATCCACACCAGCCGCTGTTTTGAAGGACTGCCATGAAGCCCCCCACGAAACGAGGCCAAGCTGATGACCATTCGCATTAGTGATGACCACGTGTTTAATTGTTTCACCTGCTGGAGTATTACCAAAATCAGTTACTGATACTGTCATGTGAGATGCCTTCTTCCATATACTAAGATATTTTACACCTTCATTTTAACATGTAAACGCTTCCACGACACGTCGAATCTGATGTAACAATAAAAAAAACGATTACGTCATCCCCGACGTAATCGTTACTTGTTGATTGCTAATTAATATACAATTACAAACTCTTCAAAACCGAAATCATGATACCACCGATCACAACCAGGATGGCACCGATGACGATAAACACCATTTGACGTGAGGTTTTCTTCTCGCCCAAGATGTAGATACCACCAAATGTTCCAACGATGATCCCCATTTGAGAAAGGGTGGTCGCAACTGCTTGACCAACGTTAGGGTTAGCAGCTGAGATAAACATGAATACGTTTCCCAAAGCCCATACTAAACCAGTAACAATGTTACGCCAAGTAGCGGCTTGGAACATCGTCTTACCTTCCTTCATAAAGAAGATAACGATGATGAAGGCACCCAATACTTGACCAATTGATTGTGGTCCCACGATTGAAGTCATGTAGTACAATCCTGTGTCATGTGGTGCAGCCTTAGTTGCAGCTGAGATGTAACCCACCTTAGCCAACAAATTAGGGAAGACGAAGTACATCATGTATCCCAAAGTTGAGATGATAACTGCGATCAAACCACCGCGGAAATCATGCGCTGGATTAACTTCAGCCACGCTTGACTTTGAGTCAGGCAAAGCAGTGAAAA
This is a stretch of genomic DNA from Weissella soli. It encodes these proteins:
- a CDS encoding GRP family sugar transporter; the encoded protein is MSILIALIPALAWGSTGIVTSKMGGTAAQGTLGMTFGALLFGLATMFFYVLPTAGSDFAFNGRIWVVGFVSGLFWAVGTAGQFVGFKKLGVSVGNPLSTAGQIATNAIMAAAVLGEWTTGRMWLFGSIAIVAVIVGAVFTALPDSKSSVAEVNPAHDFRGGLIAVIISTLGYMMYFVFPNLLAKVGYISAATKAAPHDTGLYYMTSIVGPQSIGQVLGAFIIVIFFMKEGKTMFQAATWRNIVTGLVWALGNVFMFISAANPNVGQAVATTLSQMGIIVGTFGGIYILGEKKTSRQMVFIVIGAILVVIGGIMISVLKSL